From Caulobacter segnis, a single genomic window includes:
- a CDS encoding FecR family protein: protein MSSIPSASEIDEEAADWAARVDAHGLDVEHDPDLQAWLSGDARRAGAFLRAQAAISFLDRGRALASAAPPVDVAAAKRPSRRALIAGTGGAVAAALIGGFGAWSLRPQRLDTRLGEIRRVPLADGSLVAINTKTALDVTMKPKSRRIVLQEGEAWFQVAKDPRRPFTVAAGPVRVRAVGTAFSVRRGDEVGTGVDVMVTEGVVETWIEGDPTSRRRLAAGERVILASTAAPTVAESPSEIERSLAWRNGEIALDGESLEQAAKLFNRYNSRQIVIEDEALARERFVGLFQTNEPESFAAAVAATLGAAIDGDARTIRIARAHAS, encoded by the coding sequence ATGAGCTCCATTCCGTCCGCAAGCGAGATTGACGAGGAGGCGGCCGACTGGGCCGCCCGCGTCGACGCGCACGGGCTGGATGTCGAGCACGATCCCGATCTGCAGGCCTGGCTGAGCGGCGACGCGCGTCGGGCGGGGGCCTTCCTGCGGGCCCAGGCCGCGATCAGCTTCCTGGATCGGGGCCGCGCCCTGGCCAGCGCCGCCCCGCCCGTCGACGTCGCCGCCGCCAAGCGTCCCAGCCGCCGCGCTCTGATCGCGGGGACGGGCGGCGCGGTGGCGGCCGCGCTGATCGGCGGGTTCGGCGCCTGGAGCCTGCGGCCCCAGCGTCTCGACACCCGCCTGGGCGAGATCCGCCGGGTGCCGCTGGCCGACGGCTCGCTGGTGGCGATCAACACCAAGACCGCCCTGGACGTGACGATGAAGCCCAAGTCGCGGCGCATCGTCCTGCAGGAGGGCGAGGCTTGGTTCCAGGTCGCCAAGGATCCACGACGGCCGTTCACGGTGGCCGCTGGTCCGGTGCGGGTGCGCGCCGTGGGCACCGCCTTCTCGGTCCGCCGGGGCGACGAGGTAGGGACCGGTGTCGACGTGATGGTCACCGAGGGCGTGGTCGAGACCTGGATCGAGGGCGATCCGACCTCGCGGCGTCGACTGGCGGCCGGCGAGCGGGTGATCCTGGCCAGCACGGCCGCGCCCACGGTGGCGGAGTCGCCGTCCGAGATCGAGCGCAGCCTGGCTTGGCGCAATGGCGAGATCGCCCTGGACGGCGAAAGCCTGGAACAGGCCGCCAAGCTGTTCAATCGCTACAACAGCCGCCAGATCGTGATCGAGGATGAAGCCCTCGCGCGGGAGCGGTTCGTTGGCCTGTTCCAGACGAACGAGCCTGAAAGTTTCGCAGCCGCCGTGGCGGCGACCCTGGGCGCCGCCATCGATGGTGACGCGCGCACCATTCGGATTGCTCGCGCTCATGCCTCTTGA
- a CDS encoding RNA polymerase sigma factor → MKQNRAEIVAFVGGQILPHEADVRAWLRRSGSPPADIDDVVQETYCRLAALESIAHIANGRAYFFRTARNIAIEKIRRARVVRIDCVTEIDALNVVDEGPSPERVVAGRRELGRVQQLIEGLPERCRQIFTLRRIHGLSQKETAARLGVTENVVEMQSARGLRLILRALSEATTQDHPAVGEAHELHSVRKRD, encoded by the coding sequence TTGAAGCAGAACCGCGCCGAGATCGTCGCCTTCGTCGGCGGCCAGATCCTTCCGCACGAAGCCGACGTCCGCGCCTGGCTGCGCCGCTCCGGCAGTCCGCCCGCCGACATCGACGACGTGGTCCAGGAGACCTATTGCCGGCTGGCCGCGCTGGAGAGCATCGCCCACATCGCCAACGGGCGGGCCTACTTCTTCCGGACGGCCCGCAACATCGCGATCGAGAAAATTCGTCGCGCCCGCGTCGTTCGTATCGATTGCGTCACGGAAATCGACGCCCTGAACGTCGTAGATGAGGGACCCTCTCCCGAACGCGTGGTCGCCGGCCGCCGCGAGTTGGGGAGGGTGCAGCAGCTGATCGAGGGACTTCCCGAGCGGTGCCGACAGATCTTCACCCTGCGCCGGATCCACGGCCTGTCGCAGAAGGAGACCGCCGCGCGGCTGGGGGTCACCGAGAATGTGGTGGAGATGCAGTCGGCCCGGGGCTTGCGTTTAATCCTGCGGGCCTTATCGGAAGCGACGACGCAAGATCATCCGGCAGTCGGCGAGGCCCATGAGCTCCATTCCGTCCGCAAGCGAGATTGA
- the katG gene encoding catalase/peroxidase HPI, with amino-acid sequence MDAKVEDGVQGQCPMGRGRGGRSNRDWWPENLRLEGLNQHSPRSNPMGEAFDYAEEFKTLDLNAVVADLHALMTDSQDWWPADFGHYGGLFIRLAWHSAGTYRTSDGRGGAGGGQQRFAPLNSWPDNANLDKARRLLWPIKQKYGRKISWADLYVLVGNVALESMGFKTFGFGGGRADQWEPEELYWGPEGSWLGDERYSGERQLHPALGAVQMGLIYVNPEGPNGNPDPKAAAHDIRSTFARMAMNDEETVALIAGGHTFGKTHGAGDPSFVGPEPEGGQIEAGGLGWASKHGTGLGADAITSGLEVTWTQTPTRWSNHFFDNLFKFEWELTKSPGGAHQWEAKNAEADVPNAFDPSKKQRPRMLTTDLALRFDPDYEKISRRFLENPDQFADAFAHAWFKLTHRDMGDKRRYLGPLVPQETLIWQDPVPAVDHPLVDATDVKALKDKILASGLSVSELVSTAWASASTWRKSDKRGGANGARVRLAPQKDWAVNDPPVLAKVLSTLEGIQKDFNGAASGGKKVSLADLIVLAGSAAVEKAAKDAGTPVEVPFSPGRTDASAEQTDADSFAPLEPLSDGFRNYRREGTQFMAPEEALIDRAQLLGLSAPELTVLVGGLRVLGANTGGSKAGVLTDRPGVLTTDFFVNLLSMGTTWSPTAVNAFAGHDRKSSQPRWTASRVDLIFGSHAELRAFAEVYGCADSQGKFVKDFVAAWTKVMNADRVDLH; translated from the coding sequence ATGGATGCGAAAGTCGAAGACGGCGTTCAGGGCCAATGCCCGATGGGGCGCGGTCGCGGCGGCAGAAGCAACCGGGACTGGTGGCCGGAGAATCTGCGCCTCGAAGGGCTCAATCAGCACTCGCCGCGTTCCAATCCCATGGGCGAGGCGTTCGACTATGCCGAGGAATTCAAGACCCTCGACCTGAATGCGGTGGTCGCCGACCTGCACGCCCTGATGACGGACTCGCAGGACTGGTGGCCGGCCGACTTCGGCCACTACGGCGGCCTGTTCATCCGCCTGGCCTGGCACAGCGCCGGCACCTATCGCACCAGCGATGGTCGCGGCGGCGCGGGCGGCGGGCAGCAACGCTTCGCCCCGCTCAACAGCTGGCCGGACAACGCCAACCTGGACAAGGCCCGCCGGCTGCTGTGGCCGATCAAGCAGAAGTACGGGCGCAAGATCTCCTGGGCCGACCTCTATGTGCTGGTCGGCAACGTCGCCCTGGAGTCGATGGGCTTCAAGACCTTCGGCTTCGGCGGCGGCCGCGCCGACCAGTGGGAACCTGAAGAGCTGTACTGGGGCCCCGAGGGCTCGTGGCTGGGCGACGAGCGCTACAGCGGCGAGCGGCAACTGCATCCCGCCCTGGGCGCGGTGCAGATGGGCCTGATCTACGTCAATCCGGAGGGCCCGAACGGCAATCCCGATCCCAAGGCGGCGGCGCACGACATCCGCAGCACCTTCGCCCGGATGGCGATGAACGACGAGGAAACCGTCGCCCTGATCGCCGGCGGCCACACCTTCGGCAAGACCCACGGCGCGGGTGACCCCTCGTTCGTCGGCCCCGAGCCCGAGGGCGGCCAGATCGAGGCCGGCGGCCTGGGCTGGGCCAGCAAGCACGGCACGGGCCTGGGCGCCGACGCCATCACGTCGGGGCTGGAGGTCACCTGGACCCAGACGCCGACCCGTTGGAGCAACCACTTCTTCGACAACCTCTTCAAGTTCGAGTGGGAGCTGACCAAGAGCCCCGGCGGCGCCCATCAGTGGGAGGCCAAGAACGCCGAGGCCGACGTCCCGAACGCCTTTGATCCGTCGAAGAAGCAGCGCCCGCGCATGCTGACCACGGACCTGGCCCTGCGGTTCGACCCCGACTACGAGAAGATCTCGCGGCGCTTCCTCGAGAACCCGGACCAGTTCGCCGACGCCTTCGCCCACGCCTGGTTCAAGCTGACCCACCGCGACATGGGCGACAAGCGCCGCTACCTGGGTCCGCTGGTCCCGCAAGAGACGCTGATCTGGCAGGACCCGGTCCCGGCCGTGGACCACCCGCTAGTCGACGCTACCGACGTCAAGGCGCTGAAGGACAAGATCCTGGCGTCGGGCCTGTCGGTCTCGGAACTGGTGTCGACGGCCTGGGCCTCGGCCTCGACCTGGCGCAAGTCGGACAAGCGCGGCGGCGCCAATGGCGCGCGCGTCCGCCTGGCCCCACAGAAGGACTGGGCGGTCAATGACCCGCCGGTCCTGGCCAAGGTGCTGTCGACGCTGGAAGGGATCCAGAAGGACTTCAACGGCGCGGCCTCGGGCGGCAAGAAGGTCTCTCTGGCCGACCTGATCGTGCTGGCGGGCTCGGCCGCGGTCGAGAAGGCCGCCAAGGACGCCGGTACGCCTGTCGAGGTCCCATTCTCGCCGGGCCGCACGGACGCCTCGGCCGAGCAGACCGACGCGGACTCGTTCGCGCCGCTGGAGCCGTTGTCCGACGGTTTCCGCAACTATCGCCGCGAGGGGACCCAGTTCATGGCCCCCGAGGAAGCCCTGATCGACCGAGCCCAGCTGCTGGGCCTGTCGGCGCCGGAACTGACGGTGCTGGTCGGCGGCCTGCGGGTGCTGGGCGCCAACACCGGCGGCTCCAAGGCCGGCGTGCTCACCGACCGTCCGGGCGTGCTGACCACAGACTTCTTCGTAAATCTGCTCAGCATGGGCACGACCTGGAGCCCAACGGCGGTCAACGCCTTCGCGGGCCATGACCGCAAGAGCAGCCAGCCGCGCTGGACGGCCTCGCGCGTCGACCTGATCTTCGGCTCGCACGCCGAACTTCGGGCCTTCGCCGAGGTCTATGGCTGCGCGGACTCGCAAGGCAAGTTCGTGAAGGACTTCGTGGCGGCCTGGACCAAAGTCATGAACGCCGATCGGGTGGACCTGCACTGA